The following proteins come from a genomic window of Daphnia carinata strain CSIRO-1 chromosome 8, CSIRO_AGI_Dcar_HiC_V3, whole genome shotgun sequence:
- the LOC130700500 gene encoding uncharacterized protein LOC130700500: MASINSLVSRRAGNRGAVTRLLPKIQAIIDDRLMEKERKIHELNRKLMDLHNKIKTIEALDDEIQGAIGEDELEAEIDNSCSANSIIKDALDAGEYALEELRKVAIDDQIALNAVTVPLAPHAPIATTIAVPDSSNLPKFNLPEFDVEVHNKTKYSDATKFNFLNSRLTGEAKALLMGLTPNNANHPKAVDLLKSVSDNRTRSSWLTCALLSLPKPGLDKTSLRRFVDNLEANIRGLEALGKGMDSYGDLLVCILLDKLTADLRRNLARQHGAIEWTLEELRNAMKKEIEILEDSTDHSIIKHSESNKQAGVMFTKTSRVETERKRIKHCAYCTGNHFPTDCNNVVTTEERYTIARGKHLCFNCLRSQQSTNNECPSKFRCRICQKAHHTSLHSNSRHGNYTNSSTRPRVETNTTILSSNPTTVALTANGSRNSFASQSFVLLETAVVPIQAKGVTLKGNVLIDKGAQRSFITTELAKKLQLKTLFRENLVLVGFAAASSNAEIYDVVQVSFRDINGCPIDIQAIVINHIVDPLDDPHRALIGNLPHLRNLQLAHPASMESQFRIDILIGADYYWDIVSDKIVRGQGPTAVSSKLGYLLSGCVSNLHVNNSDQTAMLNVSVEEKFDISRLWDLEMLGIQPETEAMDITSEYQNNCIEFKQNKYQARLPWKTDHPTLSSNQFVCERRTRSMIKRLGKTPSNLQLYDSTIQQQLANEFIEKVPHHEINIKSGCHYVPHHGVIKESTTTPLRIVYDCSCKTYKGVSLNDCLNVGPSLQNNMLEILLRFRTHNIGLVADIEKAYHQILLHEADRDFLRFFWIKDGKDPNSEFETYRFRVIPFGASSSPFILLSVIKKHLAESSSKIAIDMDQNIYVDNLISGCETEKEAHQYYNQANAIMKQAGLKLQEWATNNRAVQTTINLDDERDKNSFIKILGLRWSRSNDTLMLPKFYLTTPNATTVTKRIVLRKISTVYDPMGFISPLTISARILIQEIWKLKLQWDDPLSPEMQERWNGITQAIEKSNTEVQEPTSPQDSSQKYTSSWMRVNKHMERLPMFAIRHNNPLHSPNHELPLEKGPKTPYPTANGTYGSNNWHSHSNLNSQCFQTTWSNTEMILWSDSQIVLYWLHQSKSNRISLFRIESEQYENSTKQAPQNGAIVRHIQIPPTY, encoded by the exons ATGGCGTCCATCAATTCCCTCGTCAGCAGGCGAGCAGGCAATCGTGGTGCTGTCACGAGATTACTACCGAAAATACAAGCTATCATCGACGATCGACTCATGGAAAAAGAACGCAAAATTCACGAGCTGAATAGAAAATTGATGGATCTccacaacaaaatcaaaactatTGAAGCGTTGGACGATGAAATTCAAGGAGCCATCGGTGAAGACGAGCTGGAGGCGGAAATTGATAACTCTTGTTCAGCCAACTCCATTATCAAGGATGCCTTAGATGCAGGTGAATACGCACTCGAAGAGCTGCGAAAGGTAGCAATCGACGATCAGATCGCCCTCAACGCGGTAACAGTTCCCTTGGCCCCCCACGCGCCAATCGCTACAACAATAGCTGTTCCTGATTCAAGCAACCTGCCGAAATTTAACTTGCCCGAGTTTGATG TCGAAGTCCATAACAAAACTAAATACTCTGATGCTACTAAGTTTAATTTCCTAAACTCTCGCTTGACCGGTGAAGCCAAAGCTCTACTGATGGGTCTCACACCTAACAACGCCAACCATCCAAAGGCTGTAGATCTGTTAAAGAGCGTTTCGGACAACCGCACAAGATCATCATGGCTCACATGCGCGCTTTTATCTCTACCGAAACCGGGATTGGACAAGACAAGTTTGAGACGATTCGTGGATAATCTAGAGGCAAACATACGCGGACTTGAAGCACTAGGGAAAGGAATGGATTCGTATGGTGATTTGCTCGTTTGCATCTTACTGGATAAGTTAACCGCAGATCTACGTCGCAACTTAGCAAGACAACACGGCGCGATCGAATGGACATTGGAAGAACTAAGGAATgccatgaaaaaagaaattgaaattttagaaGACTCAACAGATCATTCCATCATTAAACATTCAGAATCGAACAAGCAAGCCGGTGTCATGTTTACAAAAACATCGCGAGTGGAAACCGAACGAAAACGAATTAAGCATTGCGCCTACTGTACAGGAAACCATTTTCCCACAGACTGTAATAATGTAGTCACAACCGAGGAAAGATACACTATCGCTCGTGGTAAACATCTATGTTTTAACTGTCTACGATCCCAACAGTCAACAAACAACGAGTGTCCATCCAAATTTCGGTGCCGCATATGTCAAAAGGCTCATCACACTagtttacattcaaacagccgACACGGTAATTACACAAATTCATCTACGAGACCAAGGGTTGAAACAAACACTACCATTTTATCTTCAAATCCCACAACCGTGGCCCTAACTGCAAACGGATCTCGCAATTCCTTTGCATCACAATCTTTCGTCTTGCTAGAAACAGCAGTTGTGCCCATACAAGCCAAAGGTGTCACATTAAAAGGCAATGTTCTAATCGACAAAGGAGCACAACGATCGTTCATCACTACGGAGCTCGCGAAGAAACTACAACTCAAAACGCTATTTCGTGAAAATCTAGTGTTAGTCGGTTTCGCTGCTGCTTCATCTAATGCAGAAATCTACGATGTCGTGCAAGTATCATTCAGAGACATCAATGGCTGTCCCATTGACATACAAGCTATCGTCATCAATCACATAGTCGATCCACTGGATGACCCTCATAGGGCCTTAATCGGAAACCTACCTCATCTGCGAAATTTGCAACTCGCACATCCAGCATCAATGGAATCTCAGTTCCGAATCGACATCCTCATAGGAGCAGATTATTATTGGGACATCGTTAGCGACAAGATAGTGCGTGGGCAAGGCCCCACAGCTGTAAGCTCGAAGCTCGGATATCTCTTATCTGGTTGCGTATCGAACCTACACGTAAACAACTCTGATCAAACGGCAATGCTAAACGTGTCCgtggaagaaaaatttgaCATTTCGAGACTTTGGGATCTAGAAATGCTGGGTATTCAACCAGAAACAGAAGCCATGGACATCACCAGTGAGTATCAGAACAACTGCAtcgaattcaaacaaaacaaatatcaaGCTCGTCTGCCATGGAAGACAGATCATCCTACTCTCTCATCCAATCAATTCGTATGCGAACGCCGAACTCGTAGCATGATAAAGCGACTTGGGAAAACGCCTAGCAACTTACAATTATATGATTCCACTATCCAACAACAACTGGCAAACGAATTTATTGAAAAGGTACCGCATCACGAAATCAACATCAAGAGCGGATGTCACTACGTACCACATCATGGAGTAATCAAAGAATCAACAACAACTCCTCTCAGAATTGTTTACGATTGCTCCTGCAAGACTTACAAGGGTGTCAGCTTAAATGATTGCTTGAACGTTGGACCTTCTCTACAAAACAACATGTTAGAAATCCTTCTACGTTTTCGAACACACAACATCGGTCTCGTCGCTGATATCGAGAAAGCGTATCATCAGATACTACTACACGAAGCAGATCGAGATTTTCTCAGATTCTTTTGGATCAAGGATGGAAAGGACCCAAATTCAGAGTTCGAAACCTATCGTTTTCGAGTAATACCATTTGGAGCAAGTAGTTCGCCATTCATTTTGCTGTCGGTGATCAAAAAGCACTTGGCAGAATCCTCATCTAAAATCGCCATTGACATGGATCAAAACATTTACGTAGACAACTTAATTTCCGGATGCGAAACAGAAAAGGAAGCTCATCAATACTACAATCAAGCAAACGCCATTATGAAACAAGCAGGCCTGAAACTACAAGAGTGGGCAACAAACAACAGAGCGGTACAAACAACAATCAACCTCGACGATGAAAGAGACAAGAATTCCTTCATCAAAATCCTTGGGTTAAGATGGTCTCGATCAAATGACACACTCATGTTACCGAAGTTCTACTTGACCACTCCAAATGCTACAACCGTAACGAAAAGAATCGTTCTTCGTAAAATTTCAACTGTTTACGACCCGATGGGTTTCATCTCACCATTAACAATCTCTGCACGGATCCTGATTCAAGAAATTTGGAAATTGAAACTACAGTGGGATGATCCGTTGTCGCCAGAGATGCAGGAACGGTGGAATGGAATCACGCAAGCCATCGAAAAATCGAATACCGAAGTTCAAGAACCTACCTCACCACAGGACTCATCACAGAAATACACATCTTCGTGGATGCGAGTCAACAAGCATATGGAGCGATTGCCTATGTTTGCAATAAGACACAACAATCCTTTGCATTCTCCAAATCACGAGTTGCCCCTTGAAAAAGGACCAAAGACTCCTTACCCTACCGCAAATGGAACTTATGGCAGCAACAATTGGCACTCGCATAGCAACCTCAATTCTCAATGCTTTCAAACCACTTGGTCTAACACCGAAATGATATTGTGGTCCGACAGCCAAATAGTCTTATATTGGCTACATCAATCTAAAAGCAACAGAATCTCTTTGTTTCGAATCGAGTCAGAGCAATACGAGAATTCAACCAAACAAGCACCGCAGAATGGCGCTATTGTCCGACACATCCAAATCCCGCCGACCTACTAA